The Pseudomonas sp. IAC-BECa141 genome contains the following window.
ACCTGCTGCAAAAGCCGTTCGTCAGCGACCTGATGCGCCTGAACAAGAGCTTCATCGTGCACCGCTCGATCACCGGGCGCCGGGAGAAAATGGCCGCGTACCAGTTGCTGTCGGCCTATATCAACCACTCGATCCGCAACGACTGCGCCTCGATCTGGATCGCCCAGGCCGAAGGCCGCGCGAAGGACGGTGACGACCGTACCGAGTCGGCGATCCTCAAGATGTTCCACATGAGCCGCAAGGACGAGCCGTTCGGCGAGGTCATCCGGTCGCTGAACCTGACCCCGGTGTCGATCAGCTACGAATACGATCCGTGCGATCAGGCCAAGGCCCGCGAGCTATATATCCGCGCCACCACCGGCACCTACAGCAAGGCGCCGGGCGAGGATGACGTGAGCATCGCCAAGGGCATCACCGGTTATAAGGGCCGGGTGCACGTGAACTTCGCCGCGCCGATCACCGAGCTGTTCGAAGACACCAAGCAATTGGCGGTCGAGATGGACAAGCAGATTCTCGGCGGCTACCGGCTGTTCCCGGTGCATTACCTGGCGTACGCACAGTGGGCCGATGCCGATCCGCAGTTGAACGTGCCGAAGGCTGCCGAAGTGTTCGGTGCCGAAGAACTGGCCAAGGCCCAGGAAGAATGGCAGAACCGTCTGGACGCCTGCCCCGAGGAGCATCGTCCGTATCTGGTGCTGCAATATGCGACGCCGGTGCGCAATCAGTACCGGGTCAAGGCTGGACTGCCGCTGTAAGCGGTATCGGCCAGATACAGGAACGGCGCCTTCGGGCGCCGTTTTTCGTTCAGAAGCGGGTACTGATCCAGGACACCAATAACGCCAGACCAAGGCAGGCGAAACCGAAGCGGTAGAAAAAGCGGTTCATGCGCAGGGTCGCCCAATCGAGCACCGGCTCCTGATCAGGCTTCTGCTGACGCTGGGCCGCGATACTGGCCATGGCCCGTTGTTCACGGCGACGGGTCGCATGCAGCAGCCAACCGCCGGGGAAGGCCAACAGCAGGGCCAGCAGGTTGATCAGTTTGGCGGGATGGGCGGTAAACAGCGTCATCAAGTGCAGCGACATCACAGACCTCAATCTAGACCGGTTTGGCGAACGCCAGACCGACGACCGCGGCGCGGATTCTACCGAAACACTCCCCGACTGCCCTACCCTTTGCGACAAATAACCCGTCAATCGACCGATGGCTGTCCTGTGTCACGGCATCGTCATTTGTTTCAGTCACCCTGCGCGCCTCGAAACCGACACGGAACGCGACATGCTTCACGCTGAAAACCAGGATCGCCTGTACCTCATCTCTCCGTCCGACGAACAGCAGACCCTCGTCGGCAGCCTGGCCTTCAATGTTCAGGATCGTCACTGGCTCGTGTACTGCGCCCTCGGCGGGCACCAGCATGCGGACTTGCCCGAGACCGATCTGCTGACCGGCGTCAGCGTCCTCGACTTCTATTCGCAAGCCGCCTGAACGAAAAAAACCCGGGGCCATCACTGGCTCCGGGCTTTTTCACATCTGGCGCATGCCTTATTCGGCGAGGATCTGGCCGATGCTCGGGTCCTTGAACAGACGAGTCAGCGCATCGCTCAGCACGTCGCTGACCAGTTTGGTGTTGGTCTCCTGATTCGGCGCCATGCCGAAACGCTGGTCCAGCGACGCGCCGTAACGGCCGCTGTAGCGACGGTTGCCGCTCTGCACGTCGGAGCGGAATGTCGCGCCGATGGTGGCTTCGGTCACATACATGCCTTCTTTCGGCGACTGGTATTTCAGTTCAGTCAGGGTCACGGTCAGCTGTGGAGCATTCATCGCGCCATTGGACGGGGTGAAGCCCAGCAGACGCACCGCCGCTTCGGCCTGGGCCTGCAACTTCGGCAGGATCTGCTCGCGCTGCACGGTAATGGCGCTGGTCTCCGGGTACAGACCGCCACGGGTGCCAAGGGTTGGCGACGGACGACCGTCCACGACGCGAACCACGACAGGCTGGCCG
Protein-coding sequences here:
- a CDS encoding 1-acyl-sn-glycerol-3-phosphate acyltransferase, which codes for MMGEFDAIRPYDDSEVPAVLARLLGDKAFLDILTHFRFPRFAGAFGWMLKPLIAHRLRREFADVTSVATLQDKVEFYVDHTIERATDGVTYTGVEQFKSGSAYLFIANHRDIVMDPAFVNYAVYHAGLPTPRIAIGDNLLQKPFVSDLMRLNKSFIVHRSITGRREKMAAYQLLSAYINHSIRNDCASIWIAQAEGRAKDGDDRTESAILKMFHMSRKDEPFGEVIRSLNLTPVSISYEYDPCDQAKARELYIRATTGTYSKAPGEDDVSIAKGITGYKGRVHVNFAAPITELFEDTKQLAVEMDKQILGGYRLFPVHYLAYAQWADADPQLNVPKAAEVFGAEELAKAQEEWQNRLDACPEEHRPYLVLQYATPVRNQYRVKAGLPL
- a CDS encoding YajG family lipoprotein, which translates into the protein MLQRLLFGLITVTSLTLVGCAHSPQQLSPEPKLTTQLAPVGHGQPVVVRVVDGRPSPTLGTRGGLYPETSAITVQREQILPKLQAQAEAAVRLLGFTPSNGAMNAPQLTVTLTELKYQSPKEGMYVTEATIGATFRSDVQSGNRRYSGRYGASLDQRFGMAPNQETNTKLVSDVLSDALTRLFKDPSIGQILAE